DNA sequence from the Gordonia polyisoprenivorans genome:
GGTGAACCGAACCGCCGGATGCAGGCTCCTCCACTGCGGGGCCACGTCCCGCCGCAGGCACCTGCGGCGCAGGCCGGCCCGCTGCCCTACGCGCATCCGCCGACACCCGACGCGGCCCGGGGTGCTACGTCACGCCCCAGCTCAGCGCGGCCCGACTCCTCGCGCTCCTCGTCCTCGCGGTCCACGTCGTCACAGTCCACGTCGTCACGCAACGCACAGAGTCGAGCCCACCGGCACCGTCGCCCCGACCCGATGGTCATCGGTGCGGCGATCGTGATGGTCTTACTCGCGGTCGCCGTCCTCGTCGGCATCCTCACTCTCTGAGGTCCCGCCCGACCGCGCCGACAGCGCTCTCCCCCACGCCGACAGCGCTCACCAGAGCGCCGTCGGCGAACTGAAGAGCGCCGTCGGCGAACTGAAGAGCGCTGTCGGCGAAATCCGGAGCGCCATCGGCGGGCACGAAAGCACAACGGCGGCGCTCGGATTCACCGGACGCCGCCGCCGACACCCCCGGGGATGCTCACCGGAGAGCGCTCAATTACTTCAGGCGCTGATCGACTTACCCACCGACTTGAGGTCGGTGCAGGCCTCGACGACGCGCTCGCTCATCGAGGTCTCGGCCTTCTTGCTCCACACGCGTGGATCGTAGGTCTTCTTGTTGCCCACGTCGCCGTCGACCTTCAGCACACCGTCGTAGTTGCTGAACATGTGGCCGGCCACCGGACGCGTGTAGGCGTACTGGGTGTCGGTGTCGACGTTCATCTTGACGACGCCGTAGCTCAGGGCTTCGTCGATCTCGCTCTTCAGCGAGCCGGAGCCACCGTGGAAGACGAAGTCGAACGGCTTGGATCCGTCGGCCAGGCCGAGCTTCTTGGTCGCCACTTCCTGGCCGGTGTTCAGCACGTCGGGACGCAGCTTCACGTTGCCGGGCTTGTACACACCGTGGACGTTGCCGAACGTGGCGGCCAGCAGGTACTTGCCCTTCTCGCCGATGCCGAGCGCGGCGACGGTCTTCTCGAAGTCCTCGGGGGTGGTGAACAGCTTGTCGTCGATCGCAGCCTCGACGCCGTCCTCCTCACCGCCGACGACGCCGATCTCGATCTCCAGGATGATCTTGGCTGCGGCGGCCTTGGCCAGAAGCTCCTGCGCGATCTCGAGGTTCTCGTCGATCGGGACCGCCGACCCGTCCCACATGTGCGACTGGAACAGCGGGTCCTTGCCCGCGTCGACGCGCTCCTGGCTGATCGCGAGCAGCGGCCGGACGTAGGTGTCGAGCTTGTCCTTGGGGCAGTGGTCGGTGTGCAGCGCGATGGTCACGTCGTACTTCGCGGCGACGACGTGGGCGAACTCGGCCAGCGCGACCGCACCGGTCACCATGTCCTTGACGCCGAGACCCGAACCGAATTCTGCACCGCCGGTCGAGAACTGGATGATGCCGTCGCTGCCGGCGTCCGCGAAGCCCTTGATGGCCGCATTGATCGTCGACGACGACGTGCAGTTGATCGCCGGGAACGCGTAGCCACCCTCCTTTGCCTTCTGGAACATCTCGGCGTACTGCTCGGGGGTTGCAATGGGCATTTCACGTCCTCCAACCGGATAAGGTTTCACGCTTCGAGTCGGGTCACTCCTGTTCAGTATGGCAAGGTCGCTCACACCGCGCGCAGCGGCGTCCGAGGGTCGCCGACCGGCAGGTTCTGCGAACGCTCGCCTCCACCAGGTACCCTCGGGACCCGTGACCGAATTCGCATTTGCCGCAAAAACGACAAATCTGGCCCTGCTTCCGGGGTTCCTCGATCCGGTCAACCTGCTCAACTCGTTCGGCACGTGGATTCTCGCGGGCCTGCTGCTGGTCATCTTCATCGAGTCCGGCCTGCTGTTCCCGCTGCTTCCGGGCGACTCGCTGTTGTTCACCGCGGGGCTGATCGTCGCCGCGAAGTCCGCCGACATCGAGCCGTTCGCGCCGTTGTGGGTGCTGCTGGTGACCATCCCGATCGCCGCCTTCCTCGGTGACCAGGTCGGTTATCTCATCGGCAATCGCCTCGGATACTCCCTGTTCCGGCCGAACGCGAAGGTGCTGAAGGAGCGCTACATCGTCGAGGCGCACGAGTTCTTCGAGAAGCACGGTCCGATCACCATCGTGCTGGCGCGCTTCGTCCCGATCGTGCGGACCTATGCCCCGCTCGTGGCCGGTGCGGCGAAGATGCGGTACTCGATCTTCCTCACCTACAACGTCGTCGGCGCGATCCTGTGGGGTGCCGGGGTGACGCTGCTCGGGTATTTCCTCGGCCAGATCGCGTTCATCCGTGACAACGTCGACTACATCTTCCTGTTGATCGTGTTCGTCTCGGTGCTGCCGATCATCTCCGAGGTCGTCAAGCGGGTGCTCCGGTCGCGTCGGGCGATCACCGAGGAGCCGGTGGCCTCACCCACGCCGGCCGACCACTCCTGACCCGCACCGCCGGTCCCCCGCCCGGTCCCCAACGCCACACACCGACCCGCCAGCATCCATCTGGCTAACCCTCAGGCTGCCCGCGTAGCCTGGTGACCCGTGATTGACTCCGCACTTGCCCATACCACCACCACCGTGGTCGCACTGCCGGGCATCCTCGACCCCATCAACGTGCTCAGCTGGTTCGGCGCCTGGGCGTTCTGGGGTCTGCTCCTGGTGATCCTCATCGAATCCGGCGTCCTGTTCCCGGTGTTGCCGGGCGACTCGCTGCTGTTCGTGGCCGGCATGGTCGTCGCCGCGGGCGCGGGCGGCACCGAGGGCATCGACAAGTTCGCCTCACTGTGGCAGCTACTCGTCTTCATTCCGATCGCGGCGATCATCGGCGGTCAGATCGGCTACTGGATCGGCCGCTTCATCGGTACCGAGATGTTCAAGCCCGACGCCCGGTTCCTCAAGGAGCGTTACCTCGTCGAGGCCAACGAGTTCTTCGAGAAGCACGGGCCGATCACCATCTTCTTGGCGCGCTTCGTGCCGATCGTGCGCACACTGGCTCCGATCGTCGCCGGCGCCGCCCGGATGAAGTGGGCGGTGTTCGCCGTCTACAACGTGGTCGGCGCGATCGTCTGGGGTGCGGGCATCGTGCTGCTCGGCTACTGGCTCGGACGGTTCGAGGTCATCCAGAAGCTCATCGAACCGATCTTCATCCTGATCGTCATCCTGTCGATCGCACCGATGCTCATCGAGTGGTATCGCAGGCGCCGGGCCGCCAAGCGCGCCCCGGCCGCCGACGCCCTGTCCACCGATGCCACGGCCGCCGACGTCACGGCAGCGCCCGCCGACGACCGGCGGACCGACACCGTCTGAGTCGACGGCGCCGGCCGGTCGGAC
Encoded proteins:
- the fbaA gene encoding class II fructose-bisphosphate aldolase, encoding MPIATPEQYAEMFQKAKEGGYAFPAINCTSSSTINAAIKGFADAGSDGIIQFSTGGAEFGSGLGVKDMVTGAVALAEFAHVVAAKYDVTIALHTDHCPKDKLDTYVRPLLAISQERVDAGKDPLFQSHMWDGSAVPIDENLEIAQELLAKAAAAKIILEIEIGVVGGEEDGVEAAIDDKLFTTPEDFEKTVAALGIGEKGKYLLAATFGNVHGVYKPGNVKLRPDVLNTGQEVATKKLGLADGSKPFDFVFHGGSGSLKSEIDEALSYGVVKMNVDTDTQYAYTRPVAGHMFSNYDGVLKVDGDVGNKKTYDPRVWSKKAETSMSERVVEACTDLKSVGKSISA
- a CDS encoding VTT domain-containing protein; translation: MTEFAFAAKTTNLALLPGFLDPVNLLNSFGTWILAGLLLVIFIESGLLFPLLPGDSLLFTAGLIVAAKSADIEPFAPLWVLLVTIPIAAFLGDQVGYLIGNRLGYSLFRPNAKVLKERYIVEAHEFFEKHGPITIVLARFVPIVRTYAPLVAGAAKMRYSIFLTYNVVGAILWGAGVTLLGYFLGQIAFIRDNVDYIFLLIVFVSVLPIISEVVKRVLRSRRAITEEPVASPTPADHS
- a CDS encoding DedA family protein, which codes for MIDSALAHTTTTVVALPGILDPINVLSWFGAWAFWGLLLVILIESGVLFPVLPGDSLLFVAGMVVAAGAGGTEGIDKFASLWQLLVFIPIAAIIGGQIGYWIGRFIGTEMFKPDARFLKERYLVEANEFFEKHGPITIFLARFVPIVRTLAPIVAGAARMKWAVFAVYNVVGAIVWGAGIVLLGYWLGRFEVIQKLIEPIFILIVILSIAPMLIEWYRRRRAAKRAPAADALSTDATAADVTAAPADDRRTDTV